Proteins encoded within one genomic window of Candidatus Eremiobacteraceae bacterium:
- a CDS encoding MFS transporter yields MVARIFPILGITFVDILGFSILIPILPYFVKHFGASDLTVGLLFSTFAACQFIGGPIWGNVSDRFGRKKVLIISQIGATIGWAMLAFANTLGLVFIARIVEGISGGNISVTQAYVADLVEPKDRARAFGYVGAAFSAGIVFGPALGGFLLSRYGFSAPFLTAAAIQLVTLLLTIFMLPESTSHEERSHVATFADIWTSLTDRVLAPILVQIWAFSLALYAWFGVFTLLLKEALGFSGSDSSYFFAAFGVVSVVLQVTAVGGTNARFGARRTSNIGILALLVGFLLVPFIHNVLTLLPTMFLFAFGMSIARPSLTALLTDRTPENQRGTILGVSSALDNLSGVLMPPVSTGVLGAFGPAWAGTPSAFWAAVALALGLRLQRKEQRESDAADNVAVETAPAVE; encoded by the coding sequence ATGGTCGCCCGCATTTTTCCAATCCTCGGCATCACATTCGTCGACATCCTCGGCTTCTCGATCCTGATCCCGATCCTGCCGTACTTCGTCAAGCATTTCGGCGCCTCCGATCTGACGGTCGGGCTGCTATTCTCGACGTTCGCAGCGTGCCAGTTCATCGGGGGTCCCATCTGGGGCAACGTCAGCGACCGCTTCGGGCGCAAGAAGGTGCTCATCATCAGTCAGATCGGCGCGACCATTGGCTGGGCGATGCTGGCGTTCGCGAACACTCTCGGCTTGGTGTTCATCGCACGCATCGTCGAGGGCATATCCGGCGGCAACATCAGCGTGACGCAGGCCTATGTCGCGGATCTCGTCGAGCCCAAGGATCGGGCGCGGGCGTTCGGGTACGTCGGCGCTGCGTTCTCCGCCGGCATCGTGTTCGGACCGGCTTTGGGCGGCTTCTTGCTCTCGCGCTACGGCTTTTCGGCTCCCTTCTTGACGGCCGCGGCGATCCAACTCGTCACCCTGCTGTTGACGATCTTCATGCTGCCGGAGTCGACCAGTCACGAAGAGCGCTCGCACGTCGCCACGTTCGCCGACATCTGGACGTCGCTCACCGACCGGGTCCTTGCGCCCATCTTGGTGCAGATCTGGGCGTTCTCACTGGCGCTGTACGCCTGGTTCGGCGTGTTCACGCTGCTGCTCAAGGAGGCGCTCGGGTTTTCGGGATCGGACAGCAGCTATTTCTTCGCCGCCTTCGGAGTGGTCAGCGTCGTGCTGCAAGTCACGGCGGTGGGCGGCACGAACGCGCGCTTTGGCGCGCGCCGGACGTCGAACATCGGCATCTTGGCGCTGCTTGTCGGCTTCTTGCTCGTGCCCTTCATCCATAACGTGTTGACCCTGCTGCCGACGATGTTTCTGTTCGCCTTCGGCATGTCGATCGCGCGCCCGAGCTTGACGGCGTTGCTGACCGATCGAACCCCGGAGAATCAGCGCGGCACGATCTTGGGCGTCAGCTCGGCGCTCGACAATCTCTCGGGCGTGCTCATGCCGCCCGTCTCGACCGGCGTGCTCGGTGCGTTCGGGCCCGCGTGGGCGGGTACGCCGTCCGCGTTCTGGGCGGCGGTCGCGCTGGCGCTCGGCCTGCGGCTGCAGCGCAAGGAGCAGCGCGAGAGCGACGCGGCGGACAACGTCGCGGTTGAAACCGCGCCTGCGGTCGAATAA
- a CDS encoding glycoside hydrolase family 125 protein, translating into MTLLHRQACALVISLAVLSSPSRAFGADGPAVQFIIIPSSAINPDTIVIPASNVFQTLTADFFREDDGTEYVQTGDIPAMWLRDSSAQTKPYVRFTAEHPEAAPLVRAVIERNAKNVLTDPYANAFTAGYKVWEEKWEVDSLAYPITLAYTYWRRTGDRALFTQRLHWAWQHTISTLTCEQHHATCSHYRSRYLMSGRGSDFAYTGMIWSAFRPSDDPVRYSYNVPQNMFVVVALRELTEMALSGYGDARLATQASRLADEVDSGIQRYGAVYDMDFGWVYAYEVDGMGHTLLMDDANVPNLIGATYYGYVAPGSQIYANTRRLALSPANPYYYSGKYATGLGSPHTPTGWVWPLGLIVRGVTSDSPADTLSSIRVVTSTMHGEALFHESFDPDNPERFTRTSFGWAEAAFAELIFRSAAGFDPDPLPAPVAELGYQNDIQRTPLVVAPPQLWLNQDTCFNAVTRLLQE; encoded by the coding sequence GTGACGTTGTTACACCGCCAGGCGTGTGCGCTCGTGATCTCGCTCGCGGTGCTTTCGTCGCCGTCGCGCGCGTTCGGTGCGGACGGCCCGGCGGTGCAATTCATCATCATCCCGTCGTCGGCGATCAACCCGGATACGATCGTGATCCCGGCCTCGAACGTGTTCCAAACGCTCACCGCCGATTTCTTCCGGGAAGACGACGGTACGGAGTACGTGCAGACCGGCGACATCCCGGCCATGTGGCTGCGAGATTCTTCCGCCCAGACCAAACCCTACGTCCGTTTCACGGCAGAGCATCCCGAGGCTGCACCGCTGGTTCGTGCGGTCATCGAGCGCAACGCCAAGAACGTGCTCACCGACCCGTACGCCAACGCGTTCACCGCGGGCTACAAGGTCTGGGAGGAGAAATGGGAGGTCGACTCGCTCGCCTACCCGATCACGCTGGCGTACACGTACTGGCGGCGCACCGGCGACCGGGCGCTCTTCACGCAGCGCTTGCACTGGGCATGGCAGCATACCATCAGCACGCTCACGTGCGAGCAGCATCATGCGACCTGCTCGCATTACCGATCGCGCTACTTGATGAGCGGCCGAGGATCGGACTTCGCCTACACGGGCATGATCTGGTCGGCGTTCCGGCCGTCTGACGACCCGGTCAGGTACTCCTACAACGTTCCACAGAACATGTTCGTGGTGGTCGCGCTGCGCGAGCTGACGGAGATGGCGCTATCGGGCTATGGCGACGCGAGATTGGCGACGCAAGCGTCGAGGCTCGCAGACGAGGTGGATAGCGGCATCCAGCGCTATGGGGCGGTCTATGATATGGATTTCGGCTGGGTCTACGCATACGAAGTGGATGGAATGGGCCACACGCTGCTCATGGACGACGCCAACGTGCCGAATCTGATCGGGGCGACCTACTACGGGTACGTCGCCCCGGGCAGCCAGATCTACGCGAACACGCGCCGGCTGGCGCTTTCGCCGGCCAATCCGTACTACTATAGCGGCAAGTACGCGACCGGTCTTGGCAGCCCCCATACGCCGACCGGCTGGGTCTGGCCATTGGGATTGATCGTACGCGGGGTCACCAGCGATTCCCCAGCCGACACGCTGTCATCGATCCGCGTCGTGACGTCGACCATGCACGGCGAAGCGCTTTTTCACGAGAGTTTTGACCCGGACAATCCCGAGCGGTTCACGCGCACATCCTTCGGCTGGGCAGAAGCGGCGTTTGCAGAGTTGATCTTCCGCAGCGCCGCGGGTTTCGATCCCGATCCGCTGCCGGCACCCGTCGCCGAACTAGGCTACCAGAACGACATCCAACGTACGCCGCTCGTGGTCGCGCCCCCGCAGCTGTGGCTCAATCAGGATACGTGCTTCAATGCGGTGACCCGCCTGCTCCAAGAATAG